Proteins co-encoded in one Microbacterium hydrocarbonoxydans genomic window:
- a CDS encoding zinc-dependent metalloprotease — translation MADNDPTPEDFEEFLRRMMSGQGAGDIDPEALRDALSGMDGLQLDPAMMQTIMAQLQGAFGGDAWESSLRQALHIANRDGLGITDGSRTSLTDSFALANLWLGEATTISELSEAPRAMTRGEWVEATLPVWKEIAEPVSTSIADALTSALDTQVPEDMRGLVQGAGKLMRGLGGSVFAAQFGQVLGNLSLEVVSGGDVGIPVLPAGTAAVIPQNLTAFGEGLEIPEDQITLYLATRELAYARLYRHAKWLHLHVMAQITDFARGVTVDVDALEDVASRLDPSNPEELRAAIEGGALLPSQSEAQSEALARLENLVATIDGWVDVVTAQATSRLPDGARIAEAARRRRAVGGPAEDALGALVGLKLRPRRLREASAMWQAVTDAVGTGGRDALWDYPDLMPTAEDIDDPTALVARLQATARGEQPVADEFDEALARLLDGDDFAGEDSADEEPSDEDDEDGEDGPGGDRPV, via the coding sequence CGGGCTTCAGCTCGACCCGGCCATGATGCAGACCATCATGGCTCAGCTCCAGGGCGCGTTCGGAGGCGATGCCTGGGAGAGCTCCCTCCGTCAGGCGCTGCACATCGCGAATCGGGACGGCCTCGGCATCACCGACGGCTCCCGGACCTCTCTGACCGATTCCTTCGCTCTCGCGAACCTGTGGCTCGGTGAGGCGACCACGATCTCGGAGCTCTCCGAGGCACCGCGCGCCATGACGCGCGGCGAATGGGTCGAAGCCACCCTGCCGGTGTGGAAGGAGATCGCGGAGCCGGTCTCGACGAGCATCGCCGATGCGTTGACGAGCGCGCTGGACACGCAGGTGCCCGAAGACATGCGCGGTCTCGTCCAAGGAGCGGGAAAGCTCATGCGCGGCCTCGGAGGGTCGGTGTTCGCGGCGCAGTTCGGCCAGGTGCTCGGCAATCTGTCGCTCGAGGTCGTCTCGGGTGGCGACGTGGGCATTCCGGTGCTCCCTGCAGGGACAGCGGCGGTGATCCCGCAGAACCTCACCGCGTTCGGCGAGGGGCTCGAGATCCCCGAAGACCAGATCACGCTGTACCTCGCGACGCGCGAGCTGGCATATGCACGGCTGTATCGGCACGCGAAGTGGCTGCATCTGCACGTCATGGCGCAGATCACCGACTTCGCCCGTGGCGTGACGGTCGATGTCGATGCGCTCGAAGACGTCGCGAGTCGTCTCGACCCGTCCAACCCCGAGGAGCTCCGGGCGGCGATCGAGGGCGGCGCGCTGCTGCCTTCGCAGAGCGAGGCCCAGAGCGAGGCGCTGGCGCGACTCGAGAACCTGGTCGCGACGATCGACGGCTGGGTCGACGTCGTGACCGCACAGGCGACGTCACGGCTTCCCGACGGCGCGCGCATCGCCGAGGCGGCGCGTCGTCGACGCGCAGTGGGCGGGCCCGCCGAAGACGCGCTCGGCGCGCTCGTGGGTCTCAAGCTCCGCCCGCGACGGCTGCGGGAGGCATCCGCGATGTGGCAGGCCGTGACGGATGCCGTCGGCACCGGAGGACGCGACGCGCTGTGGGACTACCCCGATCTGATGCCGACTGCCGAAGACATCGACGACCCGACCGCGCTCGTCGCCCGACTGCAGGCGACGGCCCGAGGAGAGCAGCCGGTCGCCGATGAGTTCGACGAAGCCCTCGCGCGCCTGCTGGACGGAGACGACTTCGCCGGAGAGGACTCGGCCGACGAGGAACCGAGCGACGAGGATGACGAGGACGGCGAGGACGGACCCGGAGGAGACCGACCGGTGTGA